CACGGCCTCCAGGACCTCGGTGGCGCCGAGGGATTCGGCGATCTCCGAGAGGGCGTCGCCCTCCAGGGCGGTCAGTTGCTTGGGGCTGACGCCGAGGTCGTTCAGCAGCCCGAGGTCGCCGAACGGGCCGGCGGGCAACGGCTCGGCGCCGGTCCCGAGCGCGGAGGCGGCGGCGTCGTCCTCGTCGGCGAAGGCGGTGACGCTCTCCTCCTCGCCGTCCTCGGTGCCGTCCAGGTCGAGTTCGTCGAGTTCGTCGTCCTCCTCTTCGCTGCCCAGCAGCTCTTTGGTCAGCATCGAGCCGTAGGAGCTGCGGCCGGCTACGGAGGCGTTGGACACGAAGTACCGAGGGTCTTCCTCGCCGTCCAGGCGCATGACGCCGAACCAGGCGTCCTCCTGCTCGATGAGGGCGACCACCGGCTCGTCGTCGACGGCGGCGGAACGGGCGAGATCGATCAGATCGGTCAGGGACTCGACGTCGTCGAGTTCCAGGTCGCTCGCTTCCCACCCATCTTCGGTGCGCGCGAGCAGTGCGGCGAAATACACCGTGACTCTCCCACTGGTCATAGGCGTGCCGGTTGGAGGTCCCCCCGGCCGGAGGATGGGGTGAAACGGTCGTGCTGCTCACCGCTTCGTGCCCCGCCCAATCGGCATCGTGGCAGAAACAGCGGCTTTGCGAGAGGTCTTCCGCCGTGTCGCGCCGGGGCGCCGCCGCCGGGGGGACGGGTCTGAGGGGCCCGCGAAGGCCGAGGCGCCATTCCCCCGAGGGGCGTTGCCCCGGGGCCGCGCGGCTCAAACTCCGACGGGGCCGAACGGCCCCGGAAGCCGGGCGGATCACCGGGCGAGCCGGGTGGATCATCCGAGGAGCCGGAGCGGATCACCAGCGGAAGGTGCGCATCCGCATCTGTTGGCGCATGCGGGCGGCGCGGGCGCGGCGCGGTTGGACGCGGTCGCGCAGTTCGCGGGCCTCGTTCAGGTCCCGTAGGAACTGGGCGCGCCGCGCTCTGCGCTGCGCCGCCGTTTCCTCTTCGCTGTCCACGCTCGGCTCTGTTTCTGGCATGGGCCATCACCCCGGCTGCTGGTCCGGTCGTCCTCGCCCCCCGAACCCACCTTCCCCCGGACCGCCCGATTGATGCCACCCCCGCGCCAGGGTTCTCGCAGCTCAGGCGTCTTCCGTCCGTGTCGGCACCACCGCGACCGGGCCGTGCGCGTGGTGGAGCACGGCGTGCGCGACCGAGCCGATCATGAGCGGGCCCACGTTCCGGGTGGGGTGGTGGCGGCCGACCACGACGAGCGCGGCCGAGCGGGACGCGGCGACGAGCCGGCCCGCCGCCTCGCCGGGCACGGCGGCCTGTTCGACGGGCACGTGCGGGTGGCGGGCCCGGAACGGGGCCAGCCGCTGCGTCTGGGAGCGGAGCATCTCCCGCTCGGCCGGCACCCCGTCGCCGCCGTCCGCCAGCCCTTCCGGCGGGATCACCGCGAAGGGGCTGTCGACGCCGATCATCGTCGAGGGCGGGACGGCGTACGCGGAGACCACCTGGACGGCGGTCCCCCGCACGGCGGCCTCCTCGAAGGCGAAGGCCAGCACGTCGTCGGGGGTCTCCGCCGCGTGCAGCCCGACCACCACCCGCCCGGCCGACTCCTCCCCGGAGGCCTCCACGACGCGCCCGGCGTGCGGGATCACGACCACCGGGCAGGTCGTGGTGGAGGCGACGGCGCGGCTGTTCGAGCCGAGCAGCAGGGCGGCGAAACCGCCGCGTCCGCGGGATCCCATCACCAGCATCCGGGGGTCGCACTCGGCGCCGATGACCCGCAGCGCCTCGGGCACGGACCCTTCCAGGGCCTCGTAGCGGACCTCGGCGGGCAGTTCGGGGGCGCGCGCGAGGAGGTCCCGTACGTGCTCGCTCACCGGGTCGGTGTACTGCTCCGGCTCGGACGCGGAGTGCAGGGCGGAGCGCCGGCCCGCGTACAACTGGGCGCTGTCGGGCAGGACGTGCGCGACCATGAGCCCGCCGCCGTGCAGGAGCGCGGAGGTCCGGGCCCACTCCAGCGCCTTGAGACTGTGTTCCGATCCGTCCACGGCCGCGATGACGAGGGAGGTGCTCATCAACCAAGGGTGCTGGGCGTCCGGGCGGGCCGCATCTCCGCGTGTCGCGGGCCCGTGGGCGGCTTCGGACGCGGAGGGGTCGTGTCACCGCGTAGCCTTTTGCGTGTGGGTCGCACACCGCGGCCGTTTTCGCAGGTCGCAGGTCGAAACCCGGCAGCTGGCGGCAGCTGAGTCTTGGAGGATGTTGTGCGTTTGCAGGTCGTCGATCACCCGTTGGTCGCGCACAAGCTCACCACCCTGCGCGACAAGCGCACCGACTCCCCCACCTTCCGTCGGCTCGCCGACGAGCTGGTGACCCTCCTCGCGTACGAGGCCACGCGTGACGTGCGGACCGAGCAGGCCGACATCGAGACCCCGGTCGGCCCGACCACCGGCGTCAAGCTGTCGCACCCGCGTCCGCTGGTCGTGCCGATCCTGCGCGCCGGTCTCGGCATGCTGGACGGCATGGTGCGGCTGCTGCCGACGGCCGAGGTGGGCTTCCTGGGCATGGTCCGCAACGAGGAGACCCTGGAGGCCTCCACGTACGCGACGCGCATGCCGGAGGACCTCTCCGGACGCCAGGTGTACGTGGTCGACCCGATGCTGGCCACCGGCGGCACGCTGGTCGCGGCGATCCGGGAGCTCATCAAGCGCGGCGCCGACGACGTGACCGCCGTGGTGTTGTTGGCCGCGCCCGAAGGCGTCGAGATCATGGAGCGCGAGCTTGCGGGCACGCCGGTGACGGTGGTGACGGCCGCCGTGGACGAGCGGCTCAACGAGAACGGCTACATCGTGCCGGGCCTGGGCGACGCGGGCGACCGCATGTACGGCTCCGCCGAATAAGTCACGGTCAGGTCCGCCGGGTGGGCCCGGCGGATCAGCACGTCTTGGCGGGCGCGGGTACGGGGTGGGCCAGTGTGGCCAGCGCCTTGTCCGCGTCCGCCTTCGTGTTCAGTTCCTTGAAGGTGTTGCCGAGGATCAGGTCGATGTCCGTGCCCTCACGGGTGTCGTTCTGCAGGGTGACGCCGGTCAGCTGGGTGCCGAGTACGGAGTACGCAGCCTTGTCGGTGGTGGGGGCGCCCAGCAGTATGCCGATGCCGGGGACCTTCTTGTCGAAGGCGGCGGGCGCGTTGCCTACCTGGCCGATGGTGAAGCCGCGTTTCTTCAGCTCGTCGCCGACCAGTTTGGCGAGGCCCGCGCGCGGGGTCGCGTTGTAGACGTTGACCGTGATCTCTGCGGGCTTGGGGAGGGTGACCGCGGCGGCCGGGGTCGCGGGGCGCGCGGAGACGGCCGAGGCCGGTCCGGCCTTGCTCGGGGAGCCGGTCGGACAGTCCTTGCCCGCCGCGACCGTCTTCTTGCCGCCGTTGCCTCGGAACACGTCGATGAGCTGCAAAGCCCCGTAACCGAGCAGGGCCAGTGCGAGGACGGATCCGAGCAGGGCGAACACGATCCGGCGGCGTCGCCGGGGTCGGCTCATGCGGGGGTAGGCAGCTCCCGTTACGCGGTACTTTCCGCCCATGCCGGGGGGTGTGAGCATGCTCATGGGCGCAGCGTAGTGCCGTACCGGAACGATGCCTACTAAATGATCTGTTGATCGGGTAAGGCAGACCCGAAAGGCGCAATCAGTCCATCTCAAGGACGCGTGCATGCAGCACTTGGCGCTGCTGGAGCGCCGCGCGCACGGCGCGGTGCAGCCCGTCCTCCAGGTACAGGTCGCCCTGCCACTTCACGACGTGCGCGAAGAGGTCGCCGTAGAACGTGGAGTCCTCGGCGAGCAGGGTTTCGAGGTCGAGCTGCCCCTTGGTGGTCACGAGCTGGTCGAGCCGGACCGGGCGCGGGGCTACGTCCGCCCACTGCCGGGTGGTTTCCCTGCCGTGGTCGGGGTACGGCCGGCCGCTTCCGATGCGCTTGAAGATCACACGGAAAGCCTACCGGGCCGGTGCCTGCGGGCGCAGCCTCGCTGCGTGGGTGCAAAGGTGACAGGCAGGGCTATTTCGGGAGTGAATCATGAGTGAGAGCACCGACCCCGCGTCTCCGGCCGACCGGATCGCGGCCGGGTACGCCTTCACCGGACCCGCGCTGGACCTGGGTGCCCTGCTGTGGGACGGGCGGTGCCTGCCGGACCGCCAGATCCGCGTTCCGCTGTCGATGCTGAACCGGCACGGGCTGGTCGCGGGGGCCACCGGCACCGGGAAGACGAAGACCCTCCAGCTGATCGCCGAGCAGTTGTCGGCGAACGGCGTGCCGGTGTTCCTCGCCGACATCAAGGGTGATGTCTCGGGCATCTCGGCGCCCGGCGTGGACAACGAGAAGGTCCGGGAGCGCGCCGCGGACGTGGCCCAGGACTGGTCGGCCACGGCCTGCCCGGCCGAGTTCTATTCCCTGGGCGGCATCGGCACCGGCATCCCCGTGCGGGCCACGGTGACCGCTTTCGGTCCGGTGCTCCTGTCGAAGGTGCTCCAGCTCAATCAGACCCAGGAGCAGTCATTGGGGCTGATCTTCCACTACGCCGATTCCAAGGGCCTGGAACTGATCGACCTGAAGGACCTGCGGGCGGTGGTGGCCTTCCTCGTGTCCGACAAGGGAAAGGCCGAGCTCAAGGGCATCGGCGGACTTTCCACGGTCACCGCCGGGGTGATTCTCCGGGCCCTCACCGCATTCGAACAGCAGGGTGCGTCGGAGTTCTTCGGAGAACCCGAATTCGACTCCTCGGAATTCCTTCGGACGGCCGCCGACGGGCGCGGTCTGGTCTCGGTGCTGGAACTCCCGGCGGTCCAGGACAAGCCGCAGCTGTTCTCCACCTTCCTGATGTGGCTGCTCGCCGATCTCTACACCGACCTGCCGGAAGTCGGCGATCTCGATCGGCCGAAACTCGTCTTCTTCTTCGACGAGGCGCACCTGCTCTTCAACGGCGCCTCCAAGGCGTTCCTGGAGTCCATCACCCAGACCGTGCGGCTCATCCGCTCGAAGGGCATCGGGGTCTTCTTCGTGACCCAGACGCCGAAGGACGTGCCGGCCGACGTGTTGGCGCAGCTCGGCAACCGGGTGCAGCACGCGTTGCGCGCGTTCACCCCGGACGACGCGAAGGCGCTCAAGGCGACGGTGAAGACCTTCCCGAACTCCCCCTACGACCTGGAGGAACTCCTCACCGGTCTGGGCACCGGCGAGGCGGTGATCACCGTGCTCAGCGAGAACGGCGCCCCCACTCCCGTCGCCGCGACCCGGCTGCGTGCCCCGCAGTCGCTGATGGGGCCCGTGGACGCGGCGACCCTGGACGGGGCCGTGAAGGCCTCGCTGCTCTACTCCCGTTACGCGGAGCCGATCGACCGCGAGTCGGCGTACGAGAAGATCAGCGCGGAGCAGGCGGCCGCCGAGGCCGAGGCGGAGGCGGCCGCCGCGGCGGCGGAGGCGGAGAAGGAGGCCAAGCAGGCGGAGAAGGCGGCCCGCAGCGCCCCCAAGCCCGATCCCTCGCTGGCCCAACAGGTCGTGGGCAGCGGCATGTTCCGTTCGCTGGCCCGCTCGATCGGCACCCAGCTGGGCCGCGAGATCTCCCGGTCCCTCTTCGGCACGGCCCGCCGGCGCAAGTAGCCGGGGGCCCGGTCGGGGAGTGGAGGCGAGTCG
This region of Streptomyces sp. NBC_00513 genomic DNA includes:
- a CDS encoding LytR C-terminal domain-containing protein encodes the protein MSMLTPPGMGGKYRVTGAAYPRMSRPRRRRRIVFALLGSVLALALLGYGALQLIDVFRGNGGKKTVAAGKDCPTGSPSKAGPASAVSARPATPAAAVTLPKPAEITVNVYNATPRAGLAKLVGDELKKRGFTIGQVGNAPAAFDKKVPGIGILLGAPTTDKAAYSVLGTQLTGVTLQNDTREGTDIDLILGNTFKELNTKADADKALATLAHPVPAPAKTC
- a CDS encoding universal stress protein; protein product: MSTSLVIAAVDGSEHSLKALEWARTSALLHGGGLMVAHVLPDSAQLYAGRRSALHSASEPEQYTDPVSEHVRDLLARAPELPAEVRYEALEGSVPEALRVIGAECDPRMLVMGSRGRGGFAALLLGSNSRAVASTTTCPVVVIPHAGRVVEASGEESAGRVVVGLHAAETPDDVLAFAFEEAAVRGTAVQVVSAYAVPPSTMIGVDSPFAVIPPEGLADGGDGVPAEREMLRSQTQRLAPFRARHPHVPVEQAAVPGEAAGRLVAASRSAALVVVGRHHPTRNVGPLMIGSVAHAVLHHAHGPVAVVPTRTEDA
- the upp gene encoding uracil phosphoribosyltransferase, which codes for MRLQVVDHPLVAHKLTTLRDKRTDSPTFRRLADELVTLLAYEATRDVRTEQADIETPVGPTTGVKLSHPRPLVVPILRAGLGMLDGMVRLLPTAEVGFLGMVRNEETLEASTYATRMPEDLSGRQVYVVDPMLATGGTLVAAIRELIKRGADDVTAVVLLAAPEGVEIMERELAGTPVTVVTAAVDERLNENGYIVPGLGDAGDRMYGSAE
- a CDS encoding type II toxin-antitoxin system VapB family antitoxin, producing MIFKRIGSGRPYPDHGRETTRQWADVAPRPVRLDQLVTTKGQLDLETLLAEDSTFYGDLFAHVVKWQGDLYLEDGLHRAVRAALQQRQVLHARVLEMD
- a CDS encoding helicase HerA-like domain-containing protein, with the translated sequence MSESTDPASPADRIAAGYAFTGPALDLGALLWDGRCLPDRQIRVPLSMLNRHGLVAGATGTGKTKTLQLIAEQLSANGVPVFLADIKGDVSGISAPGVDNEKVRERAADVAQDWSATACPAEFYSLGGIGTGIPVRATVTAFGPVLLSKVLQLNQTQEQSLGLIFHYADSKGLELIDLKDLRAVVAFLVSDKGKAELKGIGGLSTVTAGVILRALTAFEQQGASEFFGEPEFDSSEFLRTAADGRGLVSVLELPAVQDKPQLFSTFLMWLLADLYTDLPEVGDLDRPKLVFFFDEAHLLFNGASKAFLESITQTVRLIRSKGIGVFFVTQTPKDVPADVLAQLGNRVQHALRAFTPDDAKALKATVKTFPNSPYDLEELLTGLGTGEAVITVLSENGAPTPVAATRLRAPQSLMGPVDAATLDGAVKASLLYSRYAEPIDRESAYEKISAEQAAAEAEAEAAAAAAEAEKEAKQAEKAARSAPKPDPSLAQQVVGSGMFRSLARSIGTQLGREISRSLFGTARRRK